CCCAGACCTGACAGCCAACGCGAGTCAATAAGGGGCCCTCCAATCCCCAGAGTTTTAGGTTTGACTGCTTGGATTGCTGGGACTGTGATCATGCCCGAGTCTGCCGAGGACCCAGCTCCATGGCTCGGAAATCTCGCTTGCCCCTGGGCTCTCCCCAAAGTGAGCAGTTTCGTAGCATTCACCCGGCAGTGAGAAGGAGAGCAGGCTGGATGAAGACGGAAACGCCCCTCACACAGCCCCATCAAGCCCCTAAGCCCCTATCCCCCACAAACATCTTGCCCGGTGACCAGCGGTCTCGGCGGAATCATGGGCTTTTCTGAGTTACGAACTGCTGGCTCCATCTTCTCTCAGGGACCGACGGGATTTTGTATAAGTAGATGAGTGGTCGTTGCGTTGGTGGTGTCTGGAGTCTCTTGAATCATCAACAAACATCCAGTTTCTCGATCCGCCTTTCGCTACATTCCACAATCGTTTTACCTATCAACTCTTAATCCTTTCCTCAACCTTTATTAATCTTTTTTGATTCCATCCAAATCAGTCAACATGCAGATCTCCGGACTCTTCTCTatcctggccgtcgtcggcgttgccgccgccctccctgtAAGCTCCCATCTGATCTCCACGGCTTCACACTCGACCGGGCCAGTCAAACTTTGGACGGGCACAtcagacacacacacacacacacacacaaacaaacacaaGGAAACGTGTATCAGCAGCTTTTGGACTGACAAACTCTTATAGCAGGCTACCCCTACCACGCCCACTCCTACCAGCGCGTCGGCCGCGGCTACGGTTTCGGCCACCTCCTCACCGACCTGCTCCCCCGGCCCGGTCATTGACTACACCGTCGTCTCGGGCGACACCCTGACCATCATCTCGCAGAGATTCAGCTCCGGCATCTGCAACATCGCCAACGCGAGCGGCATCACCAACCCCAACTTCCTCTCGCTCGGCCAGTCCCTCAAGGTCCCGACCTACGTCTGCACCCCGGACAACACCTCGTGcctggccaaggagggcagCGATACCTGCGTCGTGGGCGGCCCGGCCACCCacaccatcgtcgccggcgacaccTTCTTCCTTGTCGCCCAGAGCCTCGGTCTCGACGTcaacgccctcctcgccgccaacgagggcgtcgacccTCTCCTGCTccaggtcggcgatgtcaTCAACATTCCCGTCTGTTAAAGAGTTTCGCGTTGGTTACAAGGTGGAATGGTATCGCCGTCACGTTGAGATGGGCAAATAAGTGGTAGCTTCAATGCGTCCAGATTGGATATGAGGCGGGGGGATACTAGTCAGATATAGGCGGCAGATAACTGCATTGGAATTAAAGCGGATGAAACCAAACCCTGCCTGGCTCTATGCCTTACTCCTTTCTAAAATTTGGGTAGTATCTTGGCGAAAACCTAATCAACTTGATAAAATCCCGCAAACCGTAAGTAAGATGATGGCGTTCGCGTCCATCGATTAGACGGGAATCTCATACTACGAGCCCAGGCTTGCCGGTTTCTCCTCGATGTTTCTCAAGTCCTTGATCCAATAGGCGACGACTTAATCTTAATGATGCAAGCCAAGTCGGGTATTGCGTTGCCAACCCCCTTGACAACCTTGCAACTCTTGCTGATACAAGGTGCCAACTAAGCCGTGGCGGTGAAGTGTAGCTTCGCTGAAGATGGGACGGTAGGTTCAATGAGCGCAAGTGCAGTTACATAGTGCAGCATTGGGGGTTCGATGCAGTGTAATGTTCGCAAACTCTCTTGGAAGCTTGTTTGCTTCAAATCGGTCTCGGTATCGGACTCGGTCCGCTTGTGAATATCGTTGGAGGAGAGGTCGAGCAAACGCCCAATGCGGCGCCTCAAAGCTGGCAAAACGCCATGAGTTTATCCATACCAGCAAGCGTGTATATAGCTGCGAGAAAGCTCTTGCAGTTAGCTTGATTGCTATTAATCCTTCCTTGTCGATCAGAGCAAACtccacaccaccaacaaaACAACTCACGGA
The DNA window shown above is from Colletotrichum destructivum chromosome 2, complete sequence and carries:
- a CDS encoding Putative LysM domain-containing protein, which gives rise to MQISGLFSILAVVGVAAALPQATPTTPTPTSASAAATVSATSSPTCSPGPVIDYTVVSGDTLTIISQRFSSGICNIANASGITNPNFLSLGQSLKVPTYVCTPDNTSCLAKEGSDTCVVGGPATHTIVAGDTFFLVAQSLGLDVNALLAANEGVDPLLLQVGDVINIPVC